GTTCTATGCTGTGACCCGCGGCCACCCTGTCTTCGTCAGTCCACACAACTCACGATGATCAACGGTGGTCGCACCCGTCTCCACAACGCGTCAGGGTCGCGCAGTCACGCCTGCCGTCCTGAGTCAGGAGGACATGTGCAACGTGGCGAAGTCTGGTGGGTGGAGTTCGACGAGCGGCGGCTGGTCGTACTGCTGGCGGCAGACGACGGGTCCAGGATCCGGGCGATGCAGGTCGTCACTCCTGCGGGCGTCGACATCAGCGGTCTCGGCTTCGAAGTGCAAGTAGGTGCCATGGAGGGACTGCCCT
The DNA window shown above is from Streptomyces sp. Alt3 and carries:
- a CDS encoding type II toxin-antitoxin system PemK/MazF family toxin; translated protein: MQRGEVWWVEFDERRLVVLLAADDGSRIRAMQVVTPAGVDISGLGFEVQVGAMEGLPFEGVLRFALPRPGFTPCTWLTTLSQGDLIERACVLSSAKLGEIEDALRLVELG